A genomic segment from Necator americanus strain Aroian chromosome III, whole genome shotgun sequence encodes:
- a CDS encoding hypothetical protein (NECATOR_CHRIII.G11952.T1), whose protein sequence is MIEFLATVADDYINRGLAAERIVDAYFNVADQMMILLGRDLVEYVMFHVRQVLSLPVVPVKWSMDIAHL, encoded by the coding sequence ATGATTGAGTTTTTGGCAACGGTGGCTGATGATTACATCAACAGAGGactagctgcagaaaggaTTGTTGACGCCTATTTCAACGTCGCCGATCAGATGATGATACTGCTTGGAAGAGATTTGGTCGAATACGTCATGTTTCATGTGAGACAAGTACTTTCACTTCCCGTTGTTCCAGTCAAATGGTCGATGGACATCGCACACCTCTGA
- a CDS encoding hypothetical protein (NECATOR_CHRIII.G11953.T1), whose amino-acid sequence MSYNKDVAKLKSGFDELPVMKKNPSLMTKLLFKNTSWASVCIWALSFCQSFATTGPQILFTQILGQRDLSRLKEKISGASNKNSTKAVTVGWPINMDASMPKPMPGSPELNVMSVKASSA is encoded by the exons ATGTCCTACAACAAAGACGTTGCTAAACTGAAGAGTGGTTTCGATGAGTTACCGGTGATGAAGAAGAACCCTTCGCTGATGACGAAGCTGTTGTTCAAAA ACACTTCATGGGCATCTGTCTGTATTTGGGCACTGTCCTTTTGCCAAAGCTTTGCGACTACTGGTCCACAGATCCTATTCACCCAGATTCTCGGGCAAAGAGATCTAAGTCgattgaaagagaaaatctcGGGAGCAAGCAACAAGAACAGTACCAAAGCTGTTACTGTAGGCTGGCCGATCAACATGGACGCCAGCATGCCAAAACCTATGCCAGGAAGTCCAGAACTCAATGTTATGTCTGTCAAAGCCTCATCTGCTTGA
- a CDS encoding hypothetical protein (NECATOR_CHRIII.G11954.T1) → MNSDTSWASVCIWALSFCQSFATTGPQILFTQILGQRDLSRLKEKISGASNKNSTKAVTVGWPINMDASMPKPMPGSPELNVMSVKASSA, encoded by the coding sequence ATGAACTCAGACACTTCATGGGCATCTGTCTGTATTTGGGCACTGTCCTTTTGCCAAAGCTTTGCGACTACTGGTCCACAGATCCTATTCACCCAGATTCTCGGGCAAAGAGATCTAAGTCgattgaaagagaaaatctcGGGAGCAAGCAACAAGAACAGTACCAAAGCTGTTACTGTAGGCTGGCCGATCAACATGGACGCCAGCATGCCAAAACCTATGCCAGGAAGTCCAGAACTCAATGTTATGTCTGTCAAAGCCTCATCTGCTTGA
- a CDS encoding hypothetical protein (NECATOR_CHRIII.G11955.T1), with protein sequence MDKGEAPNHFPKPKTHPKKTMVTVWWCATGAIHFSFMKNGEAITAEKYCKELEEIRGKTPTSLPGVIEQKGPDFSTRQSRPHISKVTLLELNELGYETLPQPPYSPDLLPTDYHVFEHLDSCLRGKIFLK encoded by the coding sequence ATGGACAAGGGTGAAGCTCCCAATCACTTCCCGAAGCCAAAAACGCACCCGAAGAAGACCATGGTGACTGTGTGGTGGTGTGCCACAGGTGCAATCCACTTCAGCTTTATGAAAAATGGCGAGGCCATCACCGCAGAGAAGTACTGCAAAGAACTGGAAGAAATACGTGGAAAAACTCCAACTTCCTTGCCTGGCGttattgaacagaaagggcCCGATTTTTCTACACGACAATCCCGGCCACACATTTCAAAGGTGACGTTACTGGAGCTGAACGAGTTAGGCTACGAGACTCTGCCTCAGCCACCATATTCGCCAGACCTTTTGCCAACCGACTACCACGTTTTCGAACACCTGGACAGCTGCCTAAGAGGTAAAATCTTCCTAAAATAA